TGGGATATCGTTGACTGTAACTTTTGGAAAAGCAATCCCATCGTAATGTCGAATATGACATGCCCTTCCAGGCTAGCAGAAGATGTTCAGCGAGAGATCTGGAAAATATGCGACATTATCGTCcagagaatgattgatcatgGATTCAATAATCAGTTTTTCACTACAGAGATGTGTCTCATGGCGGACGGGGGAATCAAATTGATAGAAGTAAACCACAGAATTACGAGTAACATTTCGCCCATGTACAGGAGCTGTCTGAGTAATGGCGATTCCTTCGAGGCGCTTCTGGACGTAAATAGAGGAATCATTCCCAGAACTCCCACTCGAAATGGTCACCATTGTATGACGGGAATGTTGGCGACATTCACAACggataagatgaaaaatctacTTGATTTTGAAGCGATGAAACAATACCCGGAAGTACAAACTTGGTTGGACCCGGAGTGCCAGGTGACGTACGTTGGAGATAAGGTTGGCACTATTATTGGTATGGTGTACGTTCGTGCACCTACTTATGAAGGTTTGTTGATCTTAGATCTAATGGCATAGAGATATACCGTTACGGACAATTGTGTAGTAACCGATGACTAGAAATTACGTAATCAACTCATTTTagtccatcatctttatttttctcGCGGTAAATTATCGAAGCAATTAACTACAATACAAACAAAAATTACACTAAATCTCAGTTATAATATTTTCTTCATAaccatgaaaatatgaaaaaatacagATTCACAGTCACTGAGTTTATggatattcaaatcaatatccAGTATAGTGCAAGATCCGGCGCCGACTATTACAAATACAGTCTTCCACTGACGACAGAATATCATGTTCGTCCATAGACAAATCAAGCGAGGGTTGACAGAGCCAACCAagctttgaaatatcatataatcGGATCCTTTGTAATTTAAAGCCTAGCCTTATCAGATCAGATATTAGTTGTAATCATAATAAAATTGATGACTTGAAAGAGTCCTTGCGCTTAGTATAAGAATATACTTGGAATTGGGAGTTAAAATAGAGGTAACGTCCAATAACgtgatgattttttatttgcaGAACAATATGAGAAATTTCTGAAGATCGCGAAAGAAGTTCTCAAGCAACCAGAATATTCTCTCTGGGAATAAAGTGTCGGTGACATCGGTGAATTCAGTTTAAAGTTGTGGAAAACAAACAGTTAAAGAAATTTTTTAATGAGACATCGTTTATGCAAAACATCGCGCATCACTTAAACCGATTTACAAATACCAAGATGTTGTGTGATTGAATAGAATGCATTTATTACGATGCAAGTATCGCTATTAGGCCTGCAAATCCTCGTTTTTGGCTCGCGTCAGCGAGCCTATGTCAACGGTCCGATCGATAATCATTCGTATGCTTAATACACTACGCTCAAAGCTATTTTTAGCAAACTCAAACGCAATTTCAGTAGCCAATAATTTCACTACTAATGGACGAATTGAACGGATAAAGCAGAAATATATCCCttaattgattttttctttatggtgCGCAAAGATGAAAGCCGTGGGTTTCATagttttttgagaaatttgccaaaaagtttcaaaaattcgatttatttgagcaCGTTTTTTCCATGCAGCGACTTTAAATGTCCAAAATAacacatgtgaaaattcaatgctatttgcGACGGAAGAACTTAAGATCGCAAAGATACGATGCTTTGTTCGgcattcaaagaaaaaaacccCGAAAATCTCGGTTATGTTTAATTTGTGTTGACCCGGTTTTGACTTCCATCATGACGTTATAACATTGAACGAGGTGGATCAGCTGGTGCGCgttatttcacaaacaaaatGTCGGCACGATTGAATAGGTTGATATCATTTGTAGCGCGAATACTGATATTCAAGGTGTATGACATAACGATTTATTGTGTGCGATGTGTTCGATGATTCATCTAGTTTTGATATCCCGTGCATAAGGTTACGTTGCATCAAGATATCTGACGAACCTCTGGTTTCAAAATGCATAAATTTACTTCCGTGTTAGCCACACGGCTGATTTACTGATAGCATCGAGATTTTAGAGATGAGTCTGATATATACATGACTGGAAAtacttgttttatcatcattaattgcaTTAGCGATCCGTTTTGTAGcctgattattagggtttctgctgttttcgcagaaaccctcttgtaattctgttgattattattattattattataaattttccactttccagccaaaaatttttcattaagtgtaactcctctcagattcgactaccaacagcttataaacgtaattttcaattctgtcAGAAACATAACTCAGCGCCTGGccatttcgaatttgcgtatagtaatctattatgaattaatcccgCATAATTACCGGGTCTTAAAACAGCGACAAGAATAACGCAAAGAATCgtcatccattgataaaagtgCACCCCGAAAAGCCTAAAATTAACCGGACGGCCTTGAACGTTAACTCAACCGCAAATCACGGATTCGGACTCACATTAGTCCGGACACGTCAATTCTCGCTATCTGATTCATATATGAGCGAttcaaaaagccgccattttatTTTCGCAAATCACGTAATCGGACTGATATAAGTCCCAATCCGTCATTTCCTGTTTTGTTTCATCTatcgccgccattttgtaccATCTTCAGTTCGGCAGATGAACTCAACATTACCTTAACTTCAAAGACGTCGATGTCACATCGTGTTCGAATCCCGACAATGCAATAATTTTATTACCTATATAATTCCCTCTTTGTGATTAAAGTAAATTATAGttaatataattttcattgaatatacgttGTAAGGTCGTTTTCAAAGTTGTTATAGTTCAAACATATGTACAATATGTAAACTGTCAccaataaatgaaaacaagaaaaaacattttctaaaaatcgttgttaatttctgaatgcaaattcctcacttAACAAATTGATGATGCATAAAAGTAGACCAAACTACCGGTAGTATTAACATAATTATGGGCCAAAACGCGCAAGGAGAGCATGTGCGACATACTAGTTCATGCAACTGCCACCAGGAGACTTTGAAAGAACCATATCTTCGGTTAAGCCATTTTGGTACATCGATACTTTTTTACGTGGTAGCCCTTGTATGTAGCTGGATCCAAATATCCAGCATATTGTTGACCCAAGTTGCGCTTCTTGGAAATAAGTCATATGTTATGAACTgtagaattatttcgatgacgCTTCCCAGTGCGATATATGAAACagttaggcagaaacccgttatcgctgctataCAGCTATATTTAGTATTAGTTTGTTAACTGCGGCACAGCGATGAGCGTTCGCGTTGAAAGTGTAGGTCGCGCGTAACAACGATTTGTCTGAGTGAAGATGTAAGCTACTTAAAGCAATCCTATCgtgaaatcattaaaaatcatGTCAGTCGATAAACTTTGTTTCGTCAGTAATGGGCACtggcctcaaatttgaagGACTTGGGAGCTTCTGTCCTGATTGGTccgtatgataatgaaaaacctcCGATGAAACCCAGGCTCTCACCAAGTTTGTACCGTATCTTATCGGGTcactcatagttttagttgttttaattTACGTCATTCAATGTCATGTGTAAGATCAAGGCACCACTAGCATAGTCAGTCTTATGTTGTTAGTTGTTGAATGTATGGAACTTAAATGAGTTTAAACTGGAGTCTTAAATGCTGTTTagttagctatagaactaaaacgGTCTTGTACTGGTCTTACGAGCGGTACTGTTAGATTGTTCCAAAATTGGTTTTTGTTCGAagttgatcagtttttgaaaatgacccACAAAATTGTGTCGAAACCACACAAAATGATCATTTAGTTTTTCTTATCATCGTGGGTTTTTTACCTAGGTTGTTACGTAAATTGGCTAAAGAACAATGATGAACTTAGACTGTCTCGACTCGTTAGATtagatatagaaaaaaatggttTTGGGTCTTAAAATCGAATTCGAAGCCCTGGCTGTCCTGGAAGTGACCCCTGGTAACAGGTTCTGTGTCGATGTTCCTTTTCACCAAGatccttagtgtctgatgtaccacaggtGGGTAtaacactaggatcgtagagcaacGTAGATCACTGTGGATACAGCCACTGCCAGGACTGCGTGAATGTTCCTCAAACTGAGTACCCGGAAGTCACGTGGTAGGTATCGTGTCGCGGATTAACAAAATGAATCAGAAGCCACAACGAAGATAATAGAATCAAATTACAATGAACAACGAATTAAGATGACGAGATAAAGTTTATTCTCTCGACAAGCACTAGAGTTACTAATAACTCAGGGAAGTGTAATCCCTGCTTAAATTGACACCATATGACTTGCTACAAGTTGAATAGTGACAGTCCCAGTAGCTCTCAACGCGTCAAATTGGCCGTGATTGACTGTAGTAAGGACAGTTTACTTTTTAAGTTTGGCCTGAAGGCCAATATGACGCGCTGTGACGTCACGCGCGAACTACTGAAATAGCTAGATAATATTCGTGAAACTTTCAAGTCGCGATGTTTTCCGAAATTCGATCAATCGCTTGTAGTGAATTTGACTTTCAATCCCTCGAGTTCACCGAAGCGAGCCCGATAATAATAAACGACAGTCCATCGTTCAGCGGGAGTCGCGGACCGAAGATCAGCGTCTGAACCGTCAATGACTTGCCTCTTACCGTCCATGGAGCCGGTAATCTTCGGTTTCCTGGCGCTGAAGTAATCTGGGAAGATGCTCACGTATTCGTAGTTCCGCGGATAAGTCGGCGAAATACCGCTTTCTATATACGCAACATCGAGCGTTTCGATCACATAATTCAATTTCTGTAAAGTGGACAAGTGTGTAGGCTACATTCAAGTATGTTGGTACATCAAGCATACCCGCATGAAATGAAGTTAGATCGAGCAAACCAATTTCAGACATATGATCGGCGAACAATGCAGTTTTACCccgatattgatgacgtagtgcacatcctctcaaaaactGAGTATCAAAAAGACGTGAAAATTTATcatatagaaaagaaatagtCATGGAATATTTGTTTCGTTAGAAAATAGATGCCAAAATTTGCgatgtaataatttttattttgaaacgtcAATATCGATTACGTAGCTTGCGCATCTACTCGAACAGAACCCCTTAAATAGCGCACAGCAGTTatcaatgtaaataaacattACTTTAATGGTTTTTCAGCGTCAAAAACCCAACAAAAATCTGTGTTGTTCGGAAATACGAAATCTATTGTACACCATACCTTTGTTGGGTTCTTAGGTCGAATGATCCATCGACACACGAACATAGCCAGGGTTTTTGCTTTTGCTTTTATTATGTCTCGAGGCATTATCAACGTGTAAACATCTTCAACAAATATGATAACCGGGTCTGTTTTACAGCTCGAATGTAACGCTGGTGCTGAACCTTTTTAAcgatagaaaaatagaaatgatataaGTCTTCGATTAACTGCCCAATATGTCCACTAATTTCGGGCGAGAGCGGACGCTCGGTCAAACGAAACCACCCAGTTTTTCCCATTCAGCGAGCACCATCACCATTCAGCTAGCACCAGCACAACTCAACTGACATCTTTACTGTGGTCAAAGGCACCAGGCCGTCCGCAATAGTGGCCATTGAAGAGGCAGGGCCGTCGGAACGGGGGCGTGCtaaactaaaaatatttttttcatgttcTTTCCTCTCGTAATGAATATCATGATTTTCATATCCAGATTCACTCAGAATCAATCTCAGAGCTTGGGAAAATCGAACAGAATTTGGGGGAGGACCCCTAGACTCTTTTGAAATACAGATGCGCGGCACTCACAAACTTTATCAGATcaacaatataaacaatagCCGCCCCACTGAAATTTTCCTTCCGACGGCCCTGAGAGGGTCCCCCAATGTGCCCTTTTGAATGTCCGACTAAATAAACGTATAATACTACAACAAGATCTTATCTTCACTATAACTATTGGCCTACCTACAGAATTTGATCAAGTAGAGGATGATGCCACACTGGCACCTGTTTTGGTCAGTGGCCGTATACTGGTACCTTATGCAGAATTTACCCTTCTTATTTCGTAATACTGTGGAAGAGTCGCAAGCGGGCACTCCAATAGCTGCAGTAACCACACTCGCCCGCACACCTGCATCTCAAATCATCGAAACTTTCTTATTACagaggcggatccagggggggGGGCTTATCCGAGGGTTCTGGACTACCGTCGAGCTTTATCTAAATCGGTTGGCATGATTTGGCGTAGTAAGTGCCCCTGAAAACCACTAGGTTGATGTTAAGTGCCCTTTTTTGCCTTGATTAGAAAGTGCCCTCCCCCAGTGAGTGCCCTTATACAATTCCCCCTCGAGATAGGgccctagatccgcccttgAACTACTATCAATAACTTACCCGTAGCCGTTAACTGCATCTTCAGCCGATAAGTACCAGATTTCTGAAGAAACCACTCATACGACGGTGCCCGGTCGGTCAGCAAGTCGCGTAAGGCGCCAGGTTCGTCCAGTTTGCCGCAATACTTCGGTCGTCGGTAGGATGGGCGATCATCAGAAGTGTTCGTCATTCTAATGTACGGGTGTATGCGATAATTACCTACGGCTACGGCATTACAGGGAATACTGCCCAGTTCATTGACTTTGAACTTCAGTTTCTGAATGGAAAAAGTGTAATATTCGAACTATTTACAACTCAAACACACTCTGCATATTGTTACAGTCAACGTCCAGtcagaaaaattatttcatttttgtccgGTAAAGAAATCCGACTTGGCCATTTCGGAGTTAGATGAAGTTTATTTGTTTCAAGTTTGTTTCTATCACcggacaaaaatgaaataatttttctgaCTGGAGGTTGACTGTAACAATATGCGGAGTGTGTTTGAGTAAAGGTAAGTAATTCAAGGCGATTTTATAAAAGTGAAAAGACTTTTTGATGAAGTTACATTATCTGGGTTATCTGCTACGAAATGCCAGACCGTCGAAGAGGTGAATTGATCAGCTGGGATATCGAGCGAATATTCTCCCTCAACTAATATTGGTCCTGCCGACCATCCTTCCACTGAAAATTGTCAAAGGAAAAAGCGATGAGTTTAGGGACGTTTTGAAAAGTTACCGGCAGAGACTTGGTTTCAGACGGTAGACAAGTAACTACCATATTCAATTGAAGAAGAAACCGGAAATCATGACGTAAACTAAGAGAGTAAtgacgtttcgactcaattatatgagctattttcaaaactaagagagtagtgacgtttcgactcaatccagtgagccattttcaaaactaagagagtggtgacgtttagactcaattcgaTCCTTTTTGAGAAACTAAGAGTAGTGGTTTCGACTCAATCCAGTGAGCCCTTTTgtaaaactaagagagtagagTGGCGTTTAGACTTAATTTTATGAGACATTTGGAAATACTAACAGAGTAGTGACGTTAAGACTTAGTtttatgagccattttcaaaactaagagagtagtgacgtttagactttCTATGAGCAAGAAGAAAGCAGGTACGTAGTCTCAATTCtatccattttcaaaactatctCATAGTTTTTCTTCATGATTgtggttttttcattttcaattgaatgatGGTCAGTCGTGGACTTTTCGGCACGAAGACTGCCAAGGGTCATACGTAgttcattcatatatatatatatatatatatatatatatatatatatatatatatatatatatatatatatatatatatatatatatatatatatatatatatatatatatatatatatatatatatatatatatatatatatatatatatacctctTGATGTGAATATAATTTGCGCTCCTCTACCGTGACTTGCGTACGCATGATCGGGAGGAGTTTTGAATTCGACGGTGAACTCGCGACTTGTCGTATCTAAGGTACGTGGAAACCCTCCCTGAAAACGGCTGCACATTCTGTGTCTGAACGGGTAATCAGTGGTTTTGAAGTCCCTGTCGATCTTAACGTAATCGTTATCGCAGTTTCCCGTACGATTTAGTTTCATACGTTTGACATCGTAAGTAAGCATCTGTATATGGAATGGAAAAcgacaaaatgaaattcgtCGCGGCTAGAACTTTCATAAATCGGACGaatcgaaatatgaaacagaATTTCGATTCAACCTCAGTTTAGattaatgaaaaaacatgaaacatcAACTATAGACATTTCGTAAATCGTTGGTTGAAATACCTGGTTGAAAAATCTTGACCCAAATTTTTTGACACTGACTTTTTGAAGGGCACTTAGAAAATTTCAGGGGGATTCGCTCGCTACCTCCGAACCCGGCACGGGCCTGGTTTAAACGACGTCACCGGCGTCAAGTCCGTATACGGTACATCAACGGGAAACCCTTGGCGTTAAGCAGGGTTGGCTATCGGGGATCGATGTAacttaaaaaacaaatttcaaagaaaagaaatttactACACGTACTTGGTTCGGATTTTGGGGTCGGATTACCCATCGACATGTCGTGTTTTTAAGGAAGTCAGCGGCGACGATTTCGAGTATACGAAACCCGTTTGCGGGTACATCAATTATCTTCAACGGGTCACACGCGTCACAAGTGAAACTGAAACCTGAATCTCATATGTGTTAGAATATAGTGAAACTAGCGTAAGTCGGAAGATCGGACTTATCAGAAGGAAAAGTGTCCTAACGAAGTAGACTTTTAAACATGTCTttattatggtggctgattcgggccatgtaataaaaaaatcacaaacgttacaaattttttttgctgacgcttaaaagtcgttttatcgcgcaataaaacgactttttctcgttttatcgcggtaattttcgttttatcgcgctatttttcgttttaacgtggCAAGAAAACGAAAAAGTTCGATTtatcgcgcgataaaacgacttttaggcttctgtaaaaaaaaatttgcacCATTCGTGATTTTTTTTACATGGCCCGAATAAGCCACCATACTTTATGGAGGTTACGatgaataaaaatgatacAGTAGAACCTCGTTATACAAAACGAACTCGGaaacaacgattcatcgggcATCggttcgctgtaacgaggttcccgACTGTAATATCAATTATGCCATAAAGCTTAAATCACTGAGAAACAGTTGGAAGGAGTTTTTCAGGAAGTTACAAAATATACCGGTACTTACCCAGGATGAGGAGGGACAGAAGCGCGATGCGACAGTTCGCCATCTTCAAACAACAGTTTGTAGAATAACTGCAGATATCGCGCTTATGccttatttattcaaatcttaCAAAATCGATATTCAGCAGTCAAATATTAGCATTTTATATTTGCCGTTCTTTCGTTGACTATGCGACTGTGTTGACGATCGGGGCAAAAACATTGACACAGAAGCCGTTTTTTTACACAATCCATATAGTCGTGTGTGAATTTATTAtgtaataaagaagtttctaggcgccattttgtggcggtccctcgaggtccccattgttgcgatgatttgcgctcatttttaaaacgtaagtttagattgaatagtTCTGCAGCCCCTTGCTCGATGAACTTAAGTTATACagcattttaaaggaaatgaaatgtagatatttgctggcgattcttggaatttttgaacgtaataattgagaacagtgacgatgtgaaaccaaggaccgcatatcttaaccgtgCGTATAAGAAACCGCAATATCCATTAATTTTGATatatctaagtatctcttGAAGCTATATATCTTATcttcacagaggttaaagagggttatttgcagtttaagcctgcgttaaaatctattgaatatctttcctgccgactgatctgtacccgcttgagttcgagattacgcgcaaaaggggtctTCCACTGCGCATTgcaatttcactgaacattgagattcAGCCTCCTCTGTTATCAAATCCCCCTAAATCGTAAAGAGCGCAGACCACTAATCGAAAATGTCCGCTATATCCTATAGTATAAAGCGCATAAATCCAGGGGAAATCCTAAgtgcttttttatttttaggcCAGCATCTTATGCTAcgcattcaaattcaaatggtTTCCGCCCCACATATaccaacctaacttttgaaataatcaaacctttagaaaggaggggtgTCCCggtacaggtatgccagtaaATCTGAGCCCGTGAAGGGAATCCCCCGGTCCGTGTTTGGTCCTCCTCCCCTTACTaaaaaagtccagggaattcatcatcaatctgtctCTCAGGACCAATTATGGATATCGTTAtatataaccgaaattcgttacctatcccatttgTAGAATTATGACAACATTTATGGGGACCTCTTTTTCATTCTAGGTTTCTATAATTTTTGGGGTTCGGCCCTTACGCAGTGAAGCACTGTGGTCTGATGCCACTATAGTTTCAATATAAACGCAGTTCAGTGAGCTCTGTGAATCTGGTGATTTGAGTGATTGAAAAAACGAAGTTGTTATTGCATTTCGACATTTTATCTTTGAGCAAACACGAGTCCCTGCGAATTGTCCTTGTTCTCAATGTGTGTGTGCAGGATATTTACTTTATAGTCTAGAGCTAGCAAATCGTCTGTGAAAATATGGTCTACGCAATCGTAACTCTGCCAGAATCAAATCGATCATTACCAAGCGAACCTCTGCATTAAAACGTTTTCACATAATATAATTAAACAACCCTTGGtaaattttattcaataaagACCGAGGGCCAGTTTTTCGgactggtatcaactttaaCCCAGGGGCTTACTTatagagggagagggagaggtacagggagagggagcgcagggagagggagagggagaggtacAGGGAGAGGGTGcgcagggagagggagagggagagggagaggtacagggacagggacagggacagggacagggagaAGGAGAGCAGGGAGGGGGAGAGCAGGGAGAAGtacagggagagggagagcaggGAGAGGTACAGGGAGAGCAGGGAGAGGGACAGGGAGAGGGAAAGGTACAGGGAGAGCAGGGAGAGGTACAGGGAGCGCAGGGAGAGCAGGGAGAGGtacagggagagggagaggtacagggagagggagagcaggGAGAAGGAGAGCAGGGAGGGGGAGAGCAGGGAGAGGGAGCAGGGAGGGGGgagcagggagagggagaggtacagggagagggagagcaggGAGGGGAGAGCAGGGAGAGGtacagggagagggagagcaggGAGTAGGAGAGCAGGGAGGGGGAGAGCAGGGAGAGGGAGCAGGGAGGGGGAgagcagggagagggagaggtacagggagagggagagcaggGAGGGGAGAGCAGGGAGAGGTACAGGGACAGGGAGAGGTTGAGGTACAGGGAGAAGGAGAGGGACGGGGAGAAAGTTCTGCTCCCTAATACTGATTatataattgatgattttcctctgtatcaatttttcatcgaaaatgaattaggGTATCATGTCTGAAACGTTTTGACAGACATTCAGCAATTGTGAAAAATGTTTTGGTGGGTGGTACAGGCATCAGATTGACAGC
This sequence is a window from Tubulanus polymorphus chromosome 9, tnTubPoly1.2, whole genome shotgun sequence. Protein-coding genes within it:
- the LOC141911062 gene encoding uncharacterized protein LOC141911062, which encodes MANCRIALLSLLILGFSFTCDACDPLKIIDVPANGFRILEIVAADFLKNTTCRWVIRPQNPNQMLTYDVKRMKLNRTGNCDNDYVKIDRDFKTTDYPFRHRMCSRFQGGFPRTLDTTSREFTVEFKTPPDHAYASHGRGAQIIFTSRVEGWSAGPILVEGEYSLDIPADQFTSSTVWHFVADNPDNKLKFKVNELGSIPCNAVAVGNYRIHPYIRMTNTSDDRPSYRRPKYCGKLDEPGALRDLLTDRAPSYEWFLQKSGTYRLKMQLTATGSAPALHSSCKTDPVIIFVEDVYTLIMPRDIIKAKAKTLAMFVCRWIIRPKNPTKKLNYVIETLDVAYIESGISPTYPRNYEYVSIFPDYFSARKPKITGSMDGKRQVIDGSDADLRSATPAERWTVVYYYRARFGELEGLKVKFTTSD